Proteins found in one Tamandua tetradactyla isolate mTamTet1 chromosome 1, mTamTet1.pri, whole genome shotgun sequence genomic segment:
- the FLRT3 gene encoding leucine-rich repeat transmembrane protein FLRT3, producing the protein MISPAWSIFLIGTKIGLFLQVAPLPVMAKPCPSVCRCDAGFIYCNDRFLTSIPTGIPEDATTLYLQNNQINNAGIPSDLKNLLKVERIYLYHNSLDEFPTNLPKYVRELHLQENNIRTITYDSLSKIPFLEELHLDDNSVSAVSIEEGAFRDSNYLRLLFLSRNHLSTIPWGLPRTIEELRLDDNRISTISSPSLQGLTSLKRLVLDGNLLNNHGLGDKVFFNLVNLTELSLVRNSLTAAPVNLPGTNLRKLYLQDNHINRVPPHAFSYLRQLYRLDMSNNNLSNLPQGIFDDLDNITQLILRNNPWYCGCKMKWVRDWLQSLPVKVNVRGLMCQAPEKVRGMAIKDLSAELFDCKDGGVISNIHITTAIPNTVNPPAQGQWPAPVTKQPDIKNPKFTKDQRTTGSPARKTITITVKSVTSETIHISWKLALPMTALRLSWLKLGHSPAFGSITETIVTGDRSEYLVTALEPDSPYRVCMVPMETSNLYLFDETPVCIETETAPLRMYNPTTTLNREQEKEPYKNPNLPLAAIIGGAVALVTIALLALVCWYVHRNGSLFSRNCAYSKGRRRKDDYAEAGTKKDNSILEIRETSFQMLPISNEPISKEEFVIHTIFPPNGMNLYKNNHSESSSNRSYRDSGIPDSDHSHS; encoded by the coding sequence ATGATCAGCCCAGCCTGGAGCATTTTCCTCATTGGGACTAAAATTGGGCTGTTCCTTCAAGTGGCACCTCTACCAGTTATGGCTAAACCCTGCCCATCCGTGTGTCGCTGTGATGCAGGTTTCATTTACTGCAACGATCGCTTTTTGACATCCATTCCAACAGGAATACCAGAGGATGCTACAACTCTCTACCTTCAGAACAACCAAATAAACAATGCTGGGATTCCTTCAGACTTGAAAAACTTGCTGAAAGTAGAAAGAATATACCTATACCACAACAGTTTAGATGAATTTCCTACCAACCTCCCAAAGTATGTAAGAGAGTTGCATTTGCAAGAAAATAACATAAGGACTATCACTTATGATTCACTTTCAAAAATTCCCTTTCTGGAAGAATTACATTTGGATGATAATTCGGTCTCTGCTGTTAGCATTGAAGAAGGAGCATTTCGAGACAGCAACTATCTCCGACTGCTCTTCCTGTCCCGGAACCACCTTAGCACAATCCCTTGGGGTTTGCCCAGGACTATAGAAGAACTACGCTTGGATGATAATCGCATATCCACTATTTCATCACCATCCCTTCAAGGTCTTACTAGCCTAAAACGCCTAGTTCTAGATGGAAACCTGTTGAACAACCACGGCTTAGGTGACAAAGTTTTCTTTAACCTAGTCAACTTAACCGAACTGTCACTGGTACGGAATTCCCTGACTGCTGCACCAGTAAACCTTCCAGGCACAAATCTGAGGAAGCTTTATCTTCAAGATAACCACATTAATCGGGTGCCTCCACATGCTTTTTCTTATCTAAGGCAGCTGTATCGACTTGATATGTCTAATAATAACCTAAGTAATTTGCCTCAGGGTATCTTTGATGATTTAGACAATATAACACAACTGATTCTTCGCAACAATCCATGGTACTGTGGGTGCAAGATGAAATGGGTACGTGACTGGTTACAATCACTACCTGTAAAGGTCAATGTACGTGGGCTCATGTGCCAAGCCCCAGAAAAAGTCCGGGGGATGGCTATCAAGGACCTCAGTGCGGAACTGTTTGATTGTAAGGACGGTGGGGTCATAAGCAACATCCACATAACCACTGCAATACCCAACACAGTGAATCCTCCTGCTCAAGGACAGTGGCCAGCTCCAGTGACCAAACAACCTGACATTAAGAATCCCAAATTCACCAAGGATCAGCGAACCACAGGGAGTCCAGCAAGAAAAACAATTACAATTACTGTGAAATCGGTCACCTCTGAGACAATTCATATCTCTTGGAAACTTGCTCTGCCCATGACTGCTTTAAGACTCAGCTGGCTCAAACTGGGCCACAGCCCAGCATTTGGATCTATAACAGAAACAATTGTAACAGGAGATCGCAGTGAATATTTGGTCACAGCCCTTGAGCCTGATTCACCCTATCGTGTATGCATGGTTCCCATGGAAACCAGTAATCTCTACCTATTTGATGAAACACCTGTTTGTATTGAGACAGAAACTGCACCTCTTCGAATGTACAACCCTACAACAACCCTCAATCGAGAGCAAGAGAAAGAACCTTACAAAAACCCCAATTTACCTTTGGCGGCCATCATTGGTGGGGCTGTGGCCCTGGTGACCATTGCCCTTCTTGCTTTAGTGTGCTGGTATGTTCATAGGAATGGATCACTCTTCTCAAGGAACTGTGCGTATAGCaaagggaggagaaggaaggacGACTATGCGGAAGCTGGCACTAAGAAAGACAACTCCATCCTGGAAATCAGGGAGACTTCTTTTCAGATGTTACCAATAAGCAATGAACCCATCTCAAAAGAGGAGTTTGTAATACACACCATATTTCCTCCTAATGGAATGAATCTGTACAAAAACAATCACAGTGAAAGCAGTAGTAACCGAAGCTACAGAGACAGTGGTATTCCAGACTCAGACCACTCACACTCATGA